One Tolypothrix bouteillei VB521301 DNA window includes the following coding sequences:
- a CDS encoding ABC exporter membrane fusion protein codes for MAADKESELYTKPPYRWRFILAALIASATGLIFYYSFAKRETTPTTQAPKTVKVAPPKIEVTALGRLQPQGKVTKLFPPSSLSGVRVEKLLVEESDRIQAGQVVALLEGYGRAKAALQQSLDKVQVAQAELAQTKAGAKKGDIEAQKATVTRLESQLKGETASQQATIARLQAQLNNAQTENNRYQQLYKEGAISASTADDKRLQEETVQQQLREAKANLDSTVNTLKDQIKEAKAKLNSVQEVRGVDVQLAEAEVKSARTAVQQSKADLDLTKLVSPINGQVLKVHAKTGEVNSSDGIVEIGKTSQMYVEAEVYQTDIHKVRVGQKATITSTAFSGAIQGTVSTIGLQVDRQNILSVNPAAETDRRVIPVKIRIDRPKDSEKVAGLTGLQVDVAIEVQRSGK; via the coding sequence ATGGCAGCAGACAAAGAAAGCGAGTTGTACACCAAACCCCCATATCGCTGGCGATTCATATTAGCAGCTCTCATCGCTTCAGCTACCGGATTGATATTCTATTACAGTTTTGCAAAGCGAGAAACGACTCCGACCACACAAGCACCCAAAACTGTAAAGGTTGCTCCTCCTAAAATTGAGGTAACTGCTCTAGGACGTTTACAACCTCAAGGAAAAGTCACTAAATTGTTTCCTCCAAGTTCTCTCAGTGGTGTTCGAGTAGAAAAACTGTTAGTTGAGGAAAGCGATCGCATTCAAGCAGGACAAGTCGTCGCTTTATTAGAAGGTTACGGTCGTGCTAAAGCAGCATTACAACAATCTTTAGATAAAGTGCAAGTTGCTCAAGCTGAACTAGCACAGACAAAAGCCGGAGCTAAAAAAGGTGATATTGAAGCGCAAAAAGCAACCGTCACGCGCCTCGAATCACAATTAAAAGGAGAAACGGCTTCACAACAAGCAACAATTGCTCGTTTGCAGGCGCAATTAAACAATGCTCAAACAGAGAATAACCGCTATCAACAGCTTTATAAAGAAGGAGCAATTTCTGCTTCCACAGCAGATGACAAGCGCTTGCAGGAAGAAACCGTACAGCAACAACTTAGAGAAGCCAAAGCAAACCTTGATAGTACTGTCAACACCTTAAAAGACCAAATTAAAGAGGCAAAAGCCAAGTTGAACAGTGTTCAAGAAGTCCGTGGAGTAGACGTTCAGCTAGCAGAAGCCGAAGTTAAGAGTGCGCGTACAGCCGTTCAACAATCAAAAGCAGACTTAGATTTAACAAAGCTTGTATCTCCCATCAACGGTCAAGTTTTGAAAGTCCATGCCAAAACAGGAGAAGTCAATAGCAGTGACGGAATTGTTGAGATTGGAAAAACATCTCAAATGTATGTAGAAGCAGAAGTCTATCAGACTGATATTCATAAAGTACGCGTAGGTCAAAAAGCCACAATAACCAGCACAGCTTTTTCAGGTGCAATACAAGGAACTGTCAGCACTATTGGTTTGCAAGTTGACAGACAAAATATTTTAAGTGTTAATCCAGCCGCCGAAACAGACCGCAGAGTCATTCCGGTAAAAATCCGTATCGATCGTCCAAAAGACAGCGAAAAAGTCGCAGGTTTAACTGGTTTACAAGTGGATGTCGCCATCGAAGTTCAGCGATCGGGAAAGTAA
- a CDS encoding ParB/RepB/Spo0J family partition protein, whose translation MPIKSVSIDKIKYGSNRRPVNDEKVKELKDSIQANGLLNPITVDSKFNLIAGLHRLTACKQLGLEKIECNIVDYDDVDQSRLAEIDENFIRNELEILERAELLLERERILDRLGLRAKPGDNQYTYKGRETVSQIPKTTTDLAREIGYSERSLQHDKQIARDIHSCVKEQIKGTPLANMKTELLKIARSAGQERAFAKQAELALETAKSKGDEEEALRQARSAAHWRLRQQEIQVQAMKNAMAKAKREAKLALDGDAVQTEQQVQKATIITNQVSVKVGEEWKLDRHIASCSHTSGEQFTNLLPDRAALAIATLSPTWNHDYLVERARIVAVLRSEGYVYEFCRRQRMPFQYELILGNIYLGLFSYESIPKPQAPINIDGVEGIVNYLLHLYTNPNNSVIAPFMGQGEILITCERMGRLCFIGDENPELVSRGIIRWQAWTGKQAQRAESRRTEPRSYVHN comes from the coding sequence ATGCCTATAAAGTCAGTATCCATAGACAAGATCAAATATGGTTCTAACCGCCGTCCTGTAAATGACGAAAAAGTGAAGGAATTAAAGGATTCCATTCAAGCTAACGGTCTATTAAACCCAATTACGGTGGATAGTAAGTTTAACTTGATTGCTGGATTGCACCGTCTGACGGCGTGCAAGCAATTGGGACTTGAGAAAATCGAGTGCAATATTGTTGATTATGACGATGTTGACCAAAGCCGCTTGGCGGAGATTGACGAGAATTTTATCCGCAATGAACTAGAAATTCTGGAACGTGCGGAACTGTTATTGGAGCGCGAGCGCATTTTAGACCGATTGGGACTCAGGGCTAAACCGGGAGATAACCAATACACTTACAAGGGACGCGAAACAGTTTCGCAAATACCTAAAACAACGACAGATTTAGCAAGAGAAATTGGATACAGCGAACGCAGTTTGCAGCATGACAAGCAAATTGCGCGAGATATTCACTCCTGTGTTAAAGAACAAATCAAGGGAACGCCACTTGCTAATATGAAGACGGAGCTACTAAAAATAGCCCGATCCGCAGGTCAAGAACGAGCCTTTGCAAAACAAGCCGAACTTGCTTTAGAAACTGCCAAATCCAAAGGAGATGAAGAAGAAGCACTCAGACAAGCTAGAAGTGCTGCACACTGGCGTTTGAGGCAACAAGAGATACAAGTACAAGCCATGAAAAACGCTATGGCAAAAGCAAAGAGGGAGGCAAAGTTAGCTCTTGATGGTGATGCTGTTCAAACCGAGCAGCAAGTTCAGAAAGCTACAATAATTACCAACCAAGTTTCCGTTAAAGTTGGTGAGGAATGGAAACTAGATCGGCATATTGCCTCTTGCAGTCATACATCAGGCGAACAATTCACAAACCTGCTTCCCGATCGCGCCGCCCTTGCGATCGCAACTCTTTCCCCAACCTGGAACCACGATTATCTCGTGGAGCGGGCGAGAATCGTCGCAGTACTGCGATCGGAAGGTTACGTTTATGAATTTTGCCGTCGTCAGAGAATGCCTTTCCAGTATGAATTGATTCTCGGTAATATCTACTTAGGACTTTTCTCCTACGAATCGATACCAAAACCACAGGCACCAATCAATATTGACGGAGTAGAGGGTATAGTCAACTATTTGTTGCATTTGTACACCAATCCAAATAACTCCGTGATAGCTCCCTTTATGGGACAAGGTGAAATTCTCATTACCTGTGAAAGAATGGGACGTCTCTGTTTTATTGGAGATGAAAATCCTGAATTGGTAAGTCGTGGAATCATACGATGGCAAGCATGGACTGGAAAACAAGCTCAAAGAGCAGAATCACGAAGAACAGAGCCACGAAGTTATGTGCATAACTAG
- a CDS encoding NAD-dependent epimerase/dehydratase family protein — protein MTLKNKTLLITGISGFIGLRAAELAIAQGTKVCGIQDASDKTKKAQNLGVKVTYGNITDPAVAQTACQGVDVVLHTAELSKEGGAVDQFRKINVDGTINMAKAAKSAGVKTFIHLSSVLVYGFNYPDRVTEDGPLCGENNPYCETKIEAEKALLELNDPGNFGVIVIRPGDVYGPGSIPWIVRPLLMMRQRLFAYANDGRGVINHVYIDNLIDAIFLTIEKETYGEIFNVTDGEETSWKEYFTQLAAVAGLPAPFSLPKDELKLFLKLRYQGQKLFRKQADILPEAVDFMTRPHAYSIDKAKNLLSYKPIINLEEGMRRTQEWLKKTDIQQFMKYEL, from the coding sequence ATGACTCTCAAAAACAAAACTCTCCTCATTACTGGAATTAGTGGATTTATTGGCTTACGCGCTGCAGAATTAGCCATAGCTCAAGGAACAAAAGTTTGTGGTATCCAAGATGCTTCTGATAAAACCAAAAAGGCACAAAATTTAGGTGTTAAGGTTACTTATGGTAATATAACCGATCCAGCAGTAGCCCAAACCGCTTGCCAAGGAGTAGATGTAGTTTTACATACAGCGGAACTTTCTAAAGAAGGTGGTGCAGTAGATCAATTCCGTAAAATCAATGTTGATGGAACAATCAACATGGCAAAAGCCGCTAAGAGTGCAGGTGTAAAAACTTTTATTCATCTCTCTAGTGTTTTGGTTTATGGCTTTAACTATCCCGATCGCGTGACGGAAGATGGACCGCTTTGTGGGGAAAATAATCCCTACTGTGAAACCAAAATAGAAGCTGAAAAAGCACTTTTAGAACTTAACGATCCAGGTAATTTTGGAGTCATTGTTATTAGACCGGGTGATGTATACGGACCGGGAAGCATACCTTGGATAGTTCGACCACTCCTGATGATGCGTCAAAGATTGTTTGCATATGCAAACGATGGTCGAGGAGTTATCAACCATGTCTATATTGATAACCTAATTGATGCTATTTTTCTGACCATAGAAAAAGAAACTTACGGAGAAATTTTTAACGTCACAGACGGTGAAGAGACTTCATGGAAAGAATATTTTACTCAATTGGCTGCGGTTGCAGGATTACCTGCACCTTTTTCTTTGCCGAAAGATGAACTCAAATTATTTCTCAAACTGCGCTACCAGGGACAAAAACTTTTCCGCAAACAAGCCGATATTCTTCCAGAAGCGGTAGATTTTATGACGCGTCCTCATGCATATTCTATCGATAAAGCAAAAAATTTACTAAGTTATAAACCAATAATTAACTTAGAAGAAGGAATGCGTCGCACTCAGGAGTGGTTGAAAAAAACTGATATTCAACAATTCATGAAGTATGAATTATGA
- a CDS encoding GMC oxidoreductase produces the protein MSDNRYDVIIIGTGAGGGTLANALASCGKKILVLERGNFLPREKENWDSKQIFQKQRYYNSELWYDKHGKSFRPVTYYYVGGNTKFYGAALFRFREQDFEKTVHKDGISPEWPLKYQDFAPYYTQAERLYEVRGQRGLDPTEPLSSENYPFPPVSHEPDIQKIHDALKDKGLHPSYLPLGIKLNEANRLNSACIRCDTCDGFPCFVNAKADADINGIRPAIVYPNLTLITNAKVLRLHTSASGLEITAVEAEIAGKHHLFSGDLVVVACGAVNSAALLLRSANDKHPNGLANSSHLVGCNYMAHKFAVVLALSAKQNTTIYQKTLYINDFYWGEKNFPYPMGSIQLLGNLNKDRIAADAPPFIPGILLEAVANHSVAWLLITEDLPNPNNRVRVEGEKIFLEYTNNNKRAFNRLIKRWTQVLKSIEKNDRSRAFSSYFSMKMSLKEVVHQCGTCRFGEDSKTSVLDLNCRTHDINNLYVVDSSFFPSSAAVNPTLTIVANALRVGEHLLERLN, from the coding sequence AAGCAAATTTTTCAAAAACAACGTTATTATAATTCCGAGTTGTGGTATGACAAACATGGCAAGTCATTCCGTCCTGTAACGTATTACTATGTTGGCGGTAACACTAAATTTTATGGTGCTGCATTATTCAGATTTCGCGAGCAAGACTTTGAAAAAACTGTTCATAAAGATGGTATTTCTCCGGAATGGCCTTTAAAGTATCAAGACTTTGCTCCTTATTACACTCAAGCCGAAAGACTTTATGAAGTTCGCGGTCAACGAGGTTTAGACCCTACCGAACCCCTAAGCAGTGAAAACTATCCTTTCCCTCCTGTCAGCCACGAACCAGACATTCAAAAAATTCACGATGCTTTGAAGGATAAGGGGCTACACCCATCTTACCTGCCGCTTGGTATCAAACTTAATGAAGCTAACCGCTTGAATAGTGCTTGTATTCGTTGTGATACTTGTGATGGTTTCCCTTGTTTCGTCAATGCTAAAGCCGATGCTGATATTAACGGTATACGTCCGGCAATTGTCTATCCCAATCTAACTCTAATTACCAATGCAAAAGTATTGCGTTTGCATACCAGTGCATCGGGTCTTGAAATTACTGCAGTGGAAGCAGAAATTGCAGGTAAGCATCATCTATTCTCTGGCGATCTTGTTGTTGTTGCCTGTGGTGCAGTTAACTCAGCAGCCTTATTGCTGCGATCGGCGAATGACAAACACCCAAACGGCTTAGCTAACAGCTCTCATCTTGTCGGGTGTAATTACATGGCACATAAATTTGCGGTAGTCTTGGCATTGAGTGCAAAACAAAATACTACAATATATCAAAAAACACTTTATATCAATGATTTTTATTGGGGAGAGAAAAATTTTCCTTACCCAATGGGTAGCATACAATTGCTGGGCAATCTTAATAAAGACAGAATTGCGGCTGATGCACCCCCTTTTATACCCGGTATATTACTTGAGGCTGTAGCCAATCACTCTGTTGCTTGGTTGCTTATCACTGAGGATTTGCCGAACCCCAACAATCGCGTGCGTGTTGAGGGAGAAAAAATATTTTTGGAGTATACAAATAACAACAAACGTGCTTTCAATAGATTGATAAAACGCTGGACTCAAGTCTTAAAATCAATTGAGAAAAACGATCGCTCGAGAGCCTTTTCATCGTATTTTTCCATGAAGATGTCTTTGAAAGAGGTTGTGCATCAGTGCGGTACTTGTCGTTTTGGAGAAGACTCTAAAACTTCAGTGCTCGATCTCAACTGCCGCACGCATGATATTAATAATCTCTATGTTGTTGATAGTAGTTTTTTCCCATCTAGCGCTGCAGTCAATCCAACGCTAACAATTGTGGCAAATGCGTTGCGTGTTGGAGAGCATTTACTAGAAAGGCTCAATTGA
- a CDS encoding DUF2141 domain-containing protein: MKVKIAKYGSLLLAALVSFTLVKMVKAESTATLTVVVDGIRHNKGQVCLRIFSGERGFPFNNTSEVQSGCTQIKGKSVTKQFSGLKPGKYAVAVVDDQNGDYKLNKDFLGIPKEGFGISKNPTVSILTGTPKFNDASFPLDKNTTISIKMKYSLDP, translated from the coding sequence ATGAAAGTGAAAATAGCAAAATACGGTTCTTTGTTGTTAGCAGCTTTAGTCAGTTTTACCTTAGTAAAAATGGTAAAAGCAGAGTCTACAGCTACACTCACCGTCGTAGTTGATGGAATACGTCACAATAAAGGTCAAGTTTGCCTGCGAATTTTTTCAGGTGAACGAGGGTTTCCTTTTAATAATACTAGTGAAGTGCAAAGTGGTTGTACTCAGATTAAGGGTAAATCTGTTACAAAGCAATTCTCTGGTTTAAAACCTGGAAAATACGCTGTTGCTGTAGTTGACGATCAAAACGGAGACTACAAACTCAACAAAGATTTTTTAGGCATTCCCAAAGAAGGTTTTGGTATTTCAAAAAATCCCACTGTTTCAATTTTAACGGGTACTCCAAAGTTTAATGATGCCAGTTTTCCATTAGATAAAAACACAACCATCAGCATCAAAATGAAGTATTCTCTCGATCCTTAA
- a CDS encoding glycosyltransferase produces the protein MKELAILLSRNLLGWAAVQTFFTLLFISYLRSSRKNLLADEQLPKVAVVLCLRGADPFLPNCLQALLNQNYPQYDIKIVVDSQDDPAWNIVTDSIYKQAVGRVQISSLRVPKNNCSLKCSSLIQAVSDLDDSYKVVAFVDADAVVHPNWLRELVGPLSHPKIGATTGNRWYLPTGRYWGSLVRYIWNISAVLQMSLYRIAWGGSLAIKTELIHQTGLLEKWGQAYGEDTMIRNVLAKHGKQVKFVPSVLILNREECDLPRLIGWLKRQLLASRLYHPWWWAVVADSISTILVPNLLLIIFLAAFWTKQWSTAAFCLASFSIYTVTLLLLAIALEKEAQQILRQYNPVTTELSPATILKMLIAIPLTQWVSALAMVVSFGMRRVNWRGVTYRIKGPWDISLVEYRPYKLCDKFGDSKVSI, from the coding sequence ATGAAAGAACTGGCAATATTACTGTCAAGAAATTTACTGGGCTGGGCAGCTGTTCAAACATTTTTTACACTGCTCTTTATATCGTACCTTCGTTCATCTCGCAAAAATTTATTAGCAGATGAGCAGTTACCAAAAGTCGCTGTAGTTCTCTGCTTGCGAGGAGCCGATCCTTTTTTGCCAAACTGTTTGCAGGCATTATTGAACCAGAACTATCCACAGTATGACATAAAAATTGTTGTTGATAGTCAGGACGATCCAGCTTGGAATATAGTCACCGATTCTATTTACAAGCAAGCTGTAGGTAGAGTTCAAATTAGCTCTTTAAGAGTCCCAAAAAACAATTGCAGTCTTAAATGCAGTTCTTTAATACAAGCTGTCTCAGATTTAGATGATTCTTACAAAGTTGTAGCTTTTGTAGATGCTGATGCAGTCGTTCATCCAAATTGGTTGCGTGAATTAGTGGGTCCTTTATCCCATCCTAAAATTGGTGCGACAACAGGGAATCGTTGGTATTTACCTACTGGTAGATACTGGGGGTCACTAGTCCGTTACATTTGGAACATCTCTGCAGTTCTGCAAATGTCTCTATACAGGATTGCTTGGGGTGGAAGTTTAGCTATCAAGACAGAACTAATCCATCAAACCGGGCTGTTAGAGAAATGGGGACAAGCCTACGGTGAAGATACTATGATTCGTAATGTCCTCGCCAAACATGGAAAGCAAGTTAAATTTGTACCCTCTGTGCTAATTCTCAATCGCGAAGAGTGCGATTTACCAAGATTGATTGGATGGCTGAAACGTCAGTTACTCGCTTCTCGTCTTTACCATCCTTGGTGGTGGGCTGTAGTTGCAGATTCCATTTCGACCATTTTAGTGCCTAATTTACTCTTGATAATATTTTTAGCAGCTTTTTGGACAAAACAATGGAGTACTGCTGCTTTTTGCCTTGCTAGTTTTAGTATCTATACAGTTACATTATTGCTGCTTGCGATCGCATTGGAAAAAGAAGCACAGCAAATTTTGCGCCAGTACAATCCCGTTACAACAGAGTTATCACCTGCTACAATTTTAAAAATGTTAATAGCTATTCCTCTGACACAATGGGTGTCTGCACTAGCAATGGTCGTTTCTTTTGGAATGCGAAGAGTCAATTGGCGTGGCGTCACCTATCGTATTAAAGGACCTTGGGATATTTCTTTAGTTGAATACCGTCCCTATAAGTTGTGCGATAAATTTGGCGATAGCAAGGTTTCGATATAA
- the devC gene encoding ABC transporter permease DevC, translating to MIVKIPLAWLQLARNKIRSLVAVAGIAFIVILMFMQLGFQDALYSSATQVHHHLKGDLFLISSQYKALTANQSFFRTRLYQSLGFDGVESVSPMYIGFAKFKNPDTGQKYSIYVIGFEPGKPVLNLPEIKNNLDKIKIPGVVLFDRNSRPEFGNIAERFDKEKTEQIVEIYPFNSIAGSTVRVGGLFSLGPSFGVDGNLIVSDSTFLKIFPNSRPAEMIDIGAITLKPGANPQKVMKDLQKNLPNDVLVFTRQGFIDFEKEYWANRTPIGFILNLMLSMASVVGIVIVYQILYSNISSQLTAYATLKAIGYTNNYLLVVVFQQALILAVLSYIPGCILSWWLYDFAMEATKLPIMMSFHNGVLVLISNILMCMISGALAINKLRSTDPADIF from the coding sequence ATGATTGTCAAAATTCCTTTGGCGTGGCTACAACTTGCCAGAAATAAAATTCGTTCCTTAGTAGCTGTAGCTGGTATTGCCTTTATTGTTATTCTAATGTTCATGCAACTTGGTTTTCAAGATGCTCTTTATTCTAGTGCAACTCAAGTCCACCATCATCTTAAAGGAGACTTATTTCTCATCAGTTCTCAGTATAAAGCTTTGACAGCCAATCAAAGCTTTTTTCGGACTCGTTTGTATCAGTCCTTGGGATTTGATGGTGTAGAATCAGTTAGCCCCATGTATATAGGATTTGCTAAGTTTAAAAATCCAGATACAGGTCAAAAGTATTCAATATACGTGATTGGTTTTGAGCCAGGAAAGCCTGTTTTAAACCTACCAGAAATTAAAAATAATTTAGATAAAATAAAAATTCCTGGCGTTGTTCTTTTCGATCGCAATTCTCGACCAGAATTTGGAAATATTGCGGAAAGATTCGACAAGGAGAAAACCGAACAAATTGTTGAAATATATCCCTTTAATTCCATTGCTGGTTCTACAGTAAGAGTCGGTGGATTGTTTAGCTTGGGTCCATCTTTTGGAGTCGATGGTAATTTAATCGTTAGTGACTCAACCTTCTTAAAGATATTTCCCAACAGCCGTCCTGCGGAAATGATAGATATAGGGGCTATAACTCTCAAGCCTGGAGCCAACCCGCAGAAAGTGATGAAAGATTTACAGAAAAATTTACCTAATGATGTGTTAGTGTTCACCCGTCAAGGATTTATTGATTTTGAAAAAGAATACTGGGCTAATAGAACACCTATAGGTTTTATACTTAACCTCATGTTATCAATGGCTTCAGTTGTTGGCATAGTCATTGTTTATCAAATTCTTTACAGTAATATCTCCAGCCAACTCACAGCTTATGCAACTTTAAAAGCTATAGGTTATACCAATAATTATTTACTAGTTGTCGTTTTCCAGCAAGCTTTAATTCTAGCAGTTCTCAGTTATATACCAGGATGCATTCTTTCTTGGTGGTTGTATGACTTTGCCATGGAAGCGACTAAATTACCAATCATGATGAGCTTTCATAATGGAGTTCTCGTTTTAATATCAAATATATTAATGTGTATGATTTCTGGAGCACTAGCTATTAACAAACTACGCTCTACAGATCCAGCAGATATATTTTAG